From Shewanella yunxiaonensis, the proteins below share one genomic window:
- the parC gene encoding DNA topoisomerase IV subunit A, producing MSDPLALSMDGVEQIPLRRFTEDAYLNYSMYVIMDRALPHIGDGLKPVQRRIIYAMSELGLSAAAKYKKSARTVGDVLGKYHPHGDSACYEAMVLMAQPFTYRYPLVDGQGNWGAPDDPKSFAAMRYTEARLSRFSEVLLSELGQGTVDWGTNFDGTLKEPLVMPARLPHILLNGITGIAVGMATDIPPHNARELAHACIELLDNPGADLPRLMEFVPGPDYPTEAEIITPPDEIGKIYESGRGTIKARAVYSVEDGEIVVTALPHQSSSSKILEQIAAQMQAKKLPMVTDLRDESDHENPVRLVIVPRSNRVDCAQLMAHLFATTDLEKGYRVNLNVLGLDGRPQVKGLKQLLTEWLSFRTTTVRRRLEFRLDKVLSRLHILEALMIAFLNIDEVIEIIRFNDEPKAELMRRFSLSDKQAEAILELKLRHLAKLEEMKIRGEQDELEKEREQLQLLLSSERRLKTLIKKELQADADTYGDDRRSPLVVRAESKALSEQELVPTEPVTVVLSEKGWVRCAKGHDIDAEGLSYKAGDSFLCAAMGRSNQPSVFIDGSGRAFSTETHTLPSARSQGEPITTRFNLVPGETMEHVLLGDDDNKFLLASDAGYGFICEFKEMVSRNKAGKALLSLPSNAKVLTPQRLDKGVDYSILAITNEGRMLLFSVDALPQLSKGKGNKIIGIPSERAKLREELLTHLYLVPSGSSVTLWAGKRKLTLKSSDLEYYRGERGRRGAKLPRGLQRVDSVEVSQDSLPDESNVTTDDSDV from the coding sequence ATGAGTGATCCTCTGGCCCTGAGTATGGATGGTGTGGAACAGATCCCACTCCGGCGTTTCACCGAAGATGCTTATCTCAATTATTCCATGTATGTCATCATGGACCGGGCATTGCCGCATATCGGCGATGGCCTGAAGCCGGTACAGCGGCGCATCATCTATGCGATGAGCGAACTTGGACTGTCCGCTGCTGCTAAATACAAAAAATCCGCGCGTACTGTAGGTGACGTGCTGGGTAAATATCATCCGCATGGCGACAGCGCTTGTTATGAAGCGATGGTACTGATGGCACAACCATTTACGTATCGCTATCCACTGGTGGATGGACAGGGTAACTGGGGGGCGCCAGATGATCCGAAGTCATTCGCTGCCATGCGTTATACCGAAGCACGTTTGTCACGATTCTCCGAAGTGTTATTGAGTGAACTGGGGCAGGGAACGGTTGACTGGGGCACTAACTTCGATGGCACCTTAAAAGAACCACTGGTAATGCCAGCGCGGTTACCGCATATCCTGCTCAATGGCATCACGGGGATTGCGGTGGGGATGGCAACCGATATTCCACCGCATAATGCGCGGGAGCTGGCTCACGCCTGTATTGAGTTACTGGACAATCCTGGCGCGGATTTACCACGGTTGATGGAGTTTGTGCCAGGACCTGATTATCCAACAGAAGCTGAAATCATTACCCCGCCGGATGAAATTGGCAAAATCTATGAATCCGGTCGCGGCACTATCAAAGCTCGTGCTGTTTATAGCGTGGAAGATGGCGAAATTGTTGTCACTGCGCTGCCGCATCAGTCCAGCTCCAGCAAAATTCTGGAACAGATCGCGGCACAGATGCAGGCGAAAAAGTTGCCAATGGTGACAGATTTACGCGATGAGTCTGACCATGAAAATCCGGTACGACTGGTCATTGTCCCACGCTCAAACCGGGTCGATTGTGCTCAATTGATGGCGCACCTGTTTGCCACCACCGATTTGGAAAAAGGTTATCGGGTCAACCTCAACGTACTGGGCTTAGATGGGCGACCACAAGTTAAGGGACTTAAACAATTACTGACCGAGTGGCTGAGTTTTCGTACCACTACCGTACGTCGTCGGCTTGAGTTCCGCTTAGACAAGGTATTGTCTCGCTTACATATTCTTGAAGCATTGATGATTGCCTTCCTCAATATTGATGAAGTGATTGAGATTATCCGTTTCAACGATGAGCCTAAAGCGGAACTGATGCGTCGTTTCAGTTTGAGTGATAAGCAGGCAGAAGCGATCCTGGAATTGAAACTGCGTCATTTAGCCAAACTGGAAGAGATGAAAATCCGTGGTGAACAAGACGAGCTGGAAAAAGAACGCGAACAACTGCAGCTATTACTGAGCTCAGAACGGCGCTTGAAGACGCTCATCAAAAAAGAGTTACAGGCTGATGCCGACACTTATGGTGATGATCGCCGTTCACCATTGGTGGTGCGCGCAGAGTCCAAAGCGCTGTCAGAACAGGAACTGGTACCGACCGAGCCGGTAACCGTGGTCCTTTCTGAAAAAGGCTGGGTACGCTGTGCCAAAGGTCATGATATTGATGCCGAGGGCTTGTCTTATAAAGCGGGAGATAGCTTCTTATGTGCCGCAATGGGACGGAGCAATCAACCCAGTGTGTTCATTGACGGCTCTGGCCGGGCATTTTCTACGGAGACCCATACTCTGCCATCGGCGCGAAGTCAGGGCGAACCTATCACCACACGTTTCAACCTGGTGCCGGGTGAGACGATGGAACATGTGTTGTTAGGCGATGATGACAACAAGTTTCTGCTGGCGAGTGATGCTGGTTATGGCTTTATCTGTGAATTCAAAGAGATGGTATCGCGCAATAAAGCCGGTAAAGCGCTATTGAGCTTGCCATCAAATGCGAAAGTCTTAACGCCACAACGCTTGGACAAAGGCGTAGATTATTCGATTTTGGCGATCACCAACGAAGGCCGTATGTTGCTGTTTTCCGTAGATGCGTTACCGCAATTGTCTAAGGGCAAAGGTAACAAGATTATCGGCATTCCATCAGAGCGTGCCAAACTGCGTGAGGAGTTACTGACGCACCTGTATCTGGTGCCCAGCGGTAGCAGTGTGACGCTTTGGGCTGGCAAGCGGAAGCTGACACTGAAGAGCAGTGATCTGGAATATTATCGTGGTGAACGCGGTCGTCGTGGTGCGAAGTTGCCACGAGGATTACAACGAGTCGATAGCGTCGAGGTAAGCCAGGATTCGTTACCAGATGAGAGTAACGTCACCACCGATGATAGTGACGTTTAA